GTAGGCGGTTTGTCGCGTCTGCTGTGAAAACGCGGGGCTCAACTCCGCGCCTGCAGTGGGTACGGGCAGACTAGAGTGTGGTAGGGGAGACTGGAATTCCTGGTGTAGCGGTGGAATGCGCAGATATCAGGAGGAACACCGATGGCGAAGGCAGGTCTCTGGGCCACTACTGACGCTGAGGAGCGAAAGCATGGGGAGCGAACAGGATTAGATACCCTGGTAGTCCATGCCGTAAACGTTGGGCACTAGGTGTGGGGTCCATTCCACGGATTCTGCGCCGCAGCTAACGCATTAAGTGCCCCGCCTGGGGAGTACGGCCGCAAGGCTAAAACTCAAAGGAATTGACGGGGGCCCGCACAAGCGGCGGAGCATGCGGATTAATTCGATGCAACGCGAAGAACCTTACCAAGGCTTGACATACACCAGAAGCCCGCAGAGATGTGGGTCTCTTTGGACACTGGTGTACAGGTGGTGCATGGTTGTCGTCAGCTCGTGTCGTGAGATGTTGGGTTAAGTCCCGCAACGAGCGCAACCCTCGTCCTATGTTGCCAGCACGTGATGGTGGGGACTCATAGGAGACTGCCGGGGTCAACTCGGAGGAAGGTGGGGATGACGTCAAATCATCATGCCCCTTATGTCTTGGGCTTCACGCATGCTACAATGGCCGGTACAAAGGGCTGCGATACCGCGAGGTGGAGCGAATCCCATAAAGCCGGTCTCAGTTCGGATTGGGGTCTGCAACTCGACCCCATGAAGTCGGAGTCGCTAGTAATCGCAGATCAGCAACGCTGCGGTGAATACGTTCTCGGGCCTTGTACACACCGCCCGTCACGTCATGAAAGTCGGTAACACCCGAAGCCGGTGGCCCAACCCTTGTGGGGGGAGCCGTCGAAGGTGGGATTGGCGATTGGGACGAAGTCGTAACAAGGTAGCCGTACCGGAAGGTGCGGCTGGATCACCTCCTTTCTAAGGAGTTTCACATAGTGAAGCTCGCTGCTGCGTGTGTCCTTTTGGGGGCGCGAGTGGTGGCGTGCCACGCCTCGGGCGAGTGTTCCGGGGGTGGTGCTTTGCATTTGGGTGGAACATCGATCACTGCTCTTCGCTTCACCGGTGCCTTGATGGGCGCTGGTGGGTGGGGCAAACACACTGTTGGGTGTCCCAGGCAATGAGCTCGCTTTTTGGGGTTTGTTGGTTGGTTGTGCACCGTCTTCTCGGGTGCTGGCGTAATGCTGGTGCTGCGGGTGGGTGAGTGTCGGTAGCTTGAGAACTGCACAGTGGACGCGAGCATCTTTGATTTTTGTGGCAAGTTTTTAAGAGCATTCGGTGGATGCCTTGGCACCAGGAGCCGAAGAAGGACGTAGTAGCCTGCGATAAGCCTCGGGGAGTTGGCAAACGAACTTCGATCCGAGGATTTCCGAATGGGGAAACCCAGCCGGGGTCATGCCCGGTTACCTGCACCTGAACACATAGGGTGTGTGGAGGGAACGTGGGGAAGTGAAACATCTCAGTACCCACAGGAAAAGATATTCCGAGAGTAGTGGCGAGCGAAATCGGATGAGGCCAAACCATGGGTGTGTGATAGCCGGCAGGCGTTGCACTCATGGGGTTGCGGGACTCATCGGTCGATCCTGCCGGGTCGGCAAAGAGTCAGAAAGTCGCGTGATAGTCGAATGGCATTGAAAGGCCAAGCATAGAGGGTGTTACTCCCGTAGACGAAATCGCGTGACCTCTTGATGAGTATCCCAAGTAGCACGGGGCCCGAGAAATCCCGTGTGAATCTGCCAAGACCACTTGGTAAGCCTAAATACTACCTGGTGACCGATAGCGGACAAGTACCGTGAGGGAAAGGTGAAAAGTACCCCGGGAGGGGAGTGAAATAGTACCTGAAACCGAATGCTTACAATCCGTTGGAGCCTCCCTAGCAGGGGTGACAGCGTGCCTTTTGAAGAATGAGCCTGCGAGTTAGTGGTACGTGGCAAGGTTAACCCGTGTGGGGAAGCCGTAGCGAAAGCGAGTCCGAATAGGGCGATTGAGTCGCGTGCTCTAGACCCGAAGCGAAGTGATCTATCCATGGCCAGGTTGAAGCGCGGGTAAGACCGCGTGGAGGACCGAACCCACCTAGGTTGAAAACTGGGGGGATGAGCTGTGGATAGGGGTGAAAGGCCAATCAAACTTCGTGATAGCTGGTTCTCCCCGAAATGCATTTAGGTGCAGCGTCACGTGTTTCTTACCGGAGGTAGAGCTACTGGATGGCTGATGGGCCTCACCAGGTTACTGACGTCAACCAAACTCCGAATGCCGGTAAGTGAGAGCGTGGCAGTGAGACTGCGGGGGATAAGCTTCGTAGTCGAGAGGGAAACAGCCCAGACCACCAGCTAAGGCCCCTAAGCGTATGCTAAGTGGGAAAGGATGTGGAGTTGCACAGACAACCAGGAGGTTGGCTTAGAAGCAGCCACCCTTGAAAGAGTGCGTAATAGCTCACTGGTCAAGTGATTCTGCGCCGACAATGTAGCGGGGCTCAAGCATACCGCCGAAGCTGTGGCATTCATGCATTGACTTGGCTTACCCCTTGCGGGTGGGTCCAGGTGCGTGGATGGGTAGGGGAGCGTCGTGTGGGGGGTGAAGCGGCGGAGTGATCCAGCCGTGGACGCCACACGAGTGAGAATGCAGGCATGAGTAGCGAATGACGGGTGAGAAACCCGTCCGCCGAATGACCAAGGGTTCCAGGGCCAGGTTAATCCGCCCTGGGTAAGTCGGGACCTAAGGCGAGGCCGACAGGCGTAGTCGATGGACAACGGGTTGATATTCCCGTACCGGCGAAGAACCGCCCATACCGAGCCCGGTGATGCTAAGCGCCCAACGCTCATCTGATCCCCTTCGGGGGACGGGTGAGCCGAGCGCGCGACCCGAACCGGTAGTAGGTAAGCGTAGTAACAGGGGTGACGCAGGAAGGTAGCCCAGCGTGTCTTATGGCTTGGCACGTCCAAGGCTGTAGGGCGAGGTATAGGTAAATCCGTACCTCATGTGCCTGAGAGCTGATGGTGACAGCGTATGCTGGATGATTGGGTGATCCTATGCTGCCTAGAAAAACCTCGGCGCGAGGTTCTAGCCGCCCGTACCCTAAACCGACTCAGGTGGTCAGGTAGAGAATACTAAGGCGATCGAGAGAATCGTGGTTAAGGAACTCGGCAAAATGCCCCCGTAACTTCGGGAGAAGGGGGGCCGGATGCGTGATCTACCCTAGCGGTGGTGAGCGTGGAAGGCCGCAGAGACCAGGGAGAAGCGACTGTTTATCAAAAACACAGGTCCGTGCGAAGTCGCAAGACGATGTATACGGACTGACGCCTGCCCAGTGCTGGAAGGTTAAGAGAACGGGTTAGTCACTTCGGTGGCGAAGCTCAGAATTTAAGCCCCAGTAAACGGCGGTGGTAACTATTAACCATCTAAGGTAGCAAATTCCTTGTCGGGTAAGTTCCGACCTGCACGAATGGCGTAACGACTTCTCCGCTGTCTCAACCGCGAACTCGGCGAAATTGCACTACGAGTAAAGATGCTCGTTACGCGCAGCAGGACGGAAAGACCCCGGGACCTTTACTATAGCTTGGTATTGGTGTTCGGTACGGCTTGTGTAGGATAGGTGGGAGACTATGAAGCGGACGCGCCAGCGTTCGTGGAGTCAACGTTGAAATACCACTCTGGTCGTTCTGGACATCTAACCTCGGTCCGTAAGCCGGATCAGGGACAGTGCCTGGTGGGTAGTTTAACTGGGGCGGTTGCCTCCTAAAAAGTAACGGAGGCGCTCAAAGGTTCCCTCAGCCTGGTTGGCAATCAGGTGACGAGTGTAAGTACACAAGGGAGCTTGACTGTGAGACGTACATGTCGAGCAGGGACGAAAGTCGGAACTAGTGACCCGACGGTGGCTCGTGGAAGCGCCGTCGCTCAACGGATAAAAGGTACCCCGGGGATAACAGGCTGATCCTGCCCAAGAGTCCATATCGACGGCATGGTTTGGCACCTCGATGTCGGCTCGTCGCATCCTGGGGCTGGAGTAGGTCCCAAGGGTTGGGCTGTTCGCCCATTAAAGCGGTACGCGAGCTGGGTTCAGAACGTCGTGAGACAGTTCGGTCCCTATCCGCTGCGCGCGTTGGAAATTTGAGAAGGGCTGTCCCTAGTACGAGAGGACCGGGACGGACTAACCTCTGGTGTGCCAGTTGTTCCGCCAGGAGCACGGCTGGTTAGCTACGTTGGGAAGGGATAACCGCTGAAAGCATCTAAGTGGGAAGCCTGCTTCAAGATGAGATTTCCATACACCCTCGAGGTGTGAGAGGCTCCCAGCTAGACTACTGGGTTGATAGGCCGGACGTGGAAGCACCGAAAGGTGTGAAGCTGACCGGTACTAATACGCCGATGACTTACCACAATACATAATCACTGCGTGTATGCGTCCACTGTGCGGTTCCCGAGAGACCGCCACCCCCACCACCCCCCATTCGGCGGGGTGAGTCGGGCGGTGCCATGTCATCTCCATAGAGTTACGGCGGCCATAGCGAGGCGGGAAACGCCCGGTCCCATTCCGAACCCGGAAGCTAAGCCCCTCAGCGCCGATGGTACTGCGACCGCGAGGTCGTGGGAGAGTAGGACACCGCCGGACACCCATTCCAACAAGGGCCACCCCACCACGGGGTGGCCCTTGTTGCGTTGGCACGAGTATCGTGTCGCGGGAATCTGAACAGTGAGGAGCACGATGGGTGAGCACCCACGGGAGAACGCCCCGCGTCATGGTGGCGACGGCGGGCGCAACCGGCGGCCGCGTGAGGATCGACCCCGGCGTGAGGGTGGCGGCACGAGCGAGCGTCGGAGCTCTCGTCCGGCACAGGGGCGGGGTGGCCCGGAGCGCCGGCAGGAGGACCGCCGTCGGCGGCCACCGGTGGGCCAGGAGAGTGGTCGTCCGCCCCAGCCGGATCGCCCGCAGGATCCTCCTCTCGAGGAGTCGATCACGCCCGATCTGCTGGACCGTGCTGCTCGTTCCCGCCTGCGCACCCTGTCCAAGGACAACGCGGACCGCGTGGCCCGCCACTTGGTGACCGCTGGCCTTCTCCTGGACAGCGAGCCGGAACAGGCCTATCTGCATGCCCACGCGGCGCTGCGGCGCGCCGGTCGTGTCGACGTGGTGCGTGAGGCCGTCGCGCTGGCGGCGTACGCGACGGGACGTTATGCGGAGGCGCTGCGCGAGGTGCGCACGGTGCGACGGCTCAGTGGTGTCGATGCGATGCGTGCGATCGAGGCGGACTGCGAACGGGGTCTGGGCCGGCCCGAGCGCGCCCTGGCGGTGGCCGCGACCCCGGCGGACCCTGCCATGAGCGCCGAGGACAGCATCGAGATCGCCATCGTGGCCAGCGGCGCGCGGCTGGACCTGGAACAGCCGGAGGCGGCGCTGCTGTTGCTGGAGGAGCCACATGTGGCCGGAGCCGCGGGAGAGCAGGCTCTGCGAGTCGCCGAGGCGCGCGTGGCGGTGCTGCGGGCCCTGGGGCGTCAGGCGGAGGCGGACGAGCTCGAGGCGACGCTGCCGCCGCCGGCGGTCGAGGACGAGGGCGAGGGCGTCGACTTCGGTGAGGTCGAGCTGAGCAATGCGGAATGGGACGCGTTGACGCGCGCGGACGAGGGTGGGCGCTCGTGAACGTGACACTGCTCGGATGTGAGCGTCCCCTGCAGGAGGAGTACGACGTCGCGCTGCTCGACCTCGACGGTGTGGTCTATCGCGGCGCGCACGGTGTCGAGCACGCGCCCGAGGCCATCGCTGCTGCCCGCGCCGCCGGCATGCGCTCGATGTTCGTGACCAACAACGCGGCGCGTTCGCCGCAGACGGTGGCCCGCCACCTGACCGATCTCTCGGTCCCGACCGGGCCCGAAGAGGTCACGACGGCGGCCCAGGCCGCCGCAGCACTGGTCGCCGGTGAGGCCGACGAGAGTACCCGGGTGCTGGCCATCGGTGGCGACGGCTTGCGCGAGGCGTTGCTCGAGCAGGGCCTGACGGTCGTGGACAGTGCGGCGGACGCACCGACGGTGGTGGTGCAGGGCTTCGCTCCCTCGTTGGGATGGGCCGACCTGGCCGAGGCGGTCTATGCGATCACGGCAGGTGCGAGCCATATCGCCTCGAATATCGACGCGACGCTACCCACCGAGCGCGGGATGGCCCCGGGGAACGGGTCCCTCGTCGCGGCCGTGGTGCATGCCACCGGCGTGCAGCCGCGGTCCACGGGCAAGCCGCAACCGGAGATCTTTCAGCAGGCCGCGTCCCGCGCCGGTGGCCGCCACCCGCTCGTCGTCGGGGATCGGCTCAACACCGACCTGGCGGGGGCACGTGCGGCCGGTTTTGCCGGCCTGCACGTGCTGACGGGCGTGGACGGGATCGGTGAGGTGCTGTGCGCCTCCCCGGGGGAGCGACCCAGCTACCTCGCTGCGGACCTGCGCGGTTTGGCGCATGCGCACCCCCAGCCCCAGCGGCAGGGCGAGGCGTGGGTGTGTGGTGAGGCCCGCGCCGTCGTGCGTTCGCGTGAACTGACCCTGGAGCGCGCCGGCGGCGCGGTGGCCTTCGGCGCTCAGCCGGTGACCCTCGACGAGTTCCGGGCGGCAGCAGCGGCGGCCTGGGACGCGAGTGACGCGGCCGGGGTGGCGACGATCCTCACCGACGTGCCCGACGTCGTGCTCGCCGCCGACTGACGCGGCGCCGGGTAGCGTGGACCGTGAAGGGAGCTGCCGTGAGGACCACTGATGACGCCGAGGACGACCTGCAGGCCGCCCTCGCCGCGGCTGAGCGCCTGGGCGAGGAAGCCTTGCCCGTGCACGTCGAGGCCTTCGAGCGCGTCCACACC
Above is a window of Ruania suaedae DNA encoding:
- a CDS encoding HAD-IIA family hydrolase, whose protein sequence is MNVTLLGCERPLQEEYDVALLDLDGVVYRGAHGVEHAPEAIAAARAAGMRSMFVTNNAARSPQTVARHLTDLSVPTGPEEVTTAAQAAAALVAGEADESTRVLAIGGDGLREALLEQGLTVVDSAADAPTVVVQGFAPSLGWADLAEAVYAITAGASHIASNIDATLPTERGMAPGNGSLVAAVVHATGVQPRSTGKPQPEIFQQAASRAGGRHPLVVGDRLNTDLAGARAAGFAGLHVLTGVDGIGEVLCASPGERPSYLAADLRGLAHAHPQPQRQGEAWVCGEARAVVRSRELTLERAGGAVAFGAQPVTLDEFRAAAAAAWDASDAAGVATILTDVPDVVLAAD